Genomic DNA from Corylus avellana chromosome ca4, CavTom2PMs-1.0:
AAAAGGAAGAAATTAAATCAAAGAATGTAGCaggaaattaattaaacttaCGCTTTAGTCGCACCATAAACAACGCCTAAAGGATAAGAGGACAAGGAGGAAGCGGAGCCAATGTTGATGATtgctcctttcttcttcttcagcatACCAGGAAGCACAGCCCTGGTGACCCAAGTGGCAGCATCTATGTTCACCTTCACAAGGCTCTCCATCAGCTCTAACTCAACCTCATGGAAAAACATCACATAAGGGTAAGCCATCCCAGCGTTGTTTACCAAAATCCCAACATCTAACCCTCTTATTCCTCCCTCGATCATCTTACATATTTCCTCTCCGCTGGATTTGGCGAAGTCTATAACAATACTCTTTGTTTCTACTTTTCCGCCATATTTTTCGTTTATCTCCTTTGATGTAGCTTCAAGTTTTGAAGGGCTGCGACCAACTAAGAGTAGGTTAAAACCCTTTGATCCCAATTCAAATGCAAGGGCTTTCCCAATTCCATCGGTGGAGCCGGTTATCATCGCCCATGAGCCATACTCCTTGAGATTCTTTGAAGGCCGAAAGAACATAACCCACACCCATTTCAGAAAATTGATCGAGGCTTTACAAAGAGAGAGTAAGCCTAAAGAAGTTGCTGCTATCAGGATCAAATCTTGCAACTCCATAGTTGACAATTGAATTGAGAGGCTAGCTCTAGCTGTTTCTAAAGGCTTCTTAATTTATAGAGTGGGCGGGGATCGAGTGAATGAGTTATGATTCCTTGATAATTAATGATGCATTTTGACTATTTTGTACACTATTCCACGTCATGAAAATATACAGGTTAATTTCCAACCAACCCAAACAAGTATAGATGGGGCCGGGCCACCATATTATGTAAACAATTAATTTCTAGGAGTAATGTGTAAATAAGTGGGCAGTGAAAGCTGGTTAAATATAATTTAccacatttttttaatgtacGTTTTTTCATTCACACCAAGAAACTGGATAAGCATTTAATTTACCCACTCAACCTATCATCTTCCCGTACTCTTAGACATgcttgagattatgtttgagaaataaagtttttaagtcaaaaaatattttttttggtaaaaacttcagtggcaatttttaggttttttatacctttaaaaatgctttcaattttttttttttttttttttttttcaaaagaactTTTTGAACTTTTAGGCTTCTCAAACACAtactcaaacaggctcttaatcTACGGTAAAGACTCAAACATTTCATTTGGAGATTTCCTAAAAATTTCTTTGAGCTCGatccaaatttttttagtaattatTCATACAGTTGATCATTAAGATTGCAGTAAACCTAAATGCTTTGGCCCTCAAGGGACAATTCAACACATTCTCATGAATTCAGCTTAATTAACGTATATGCCTCCCTAGGCTTCGTTTTATAAAcgaattttgttttggttttggttcgaTAATGTAGCaagaagtgattgatgtgaaaaaaaataaaaatgtttttttctttaaaagtgaaaaagtaagaatgtttggtatggaaaaatgaaaaaattttgttttgtagtgatttttttatttgaataatgataaaaaattattgatatgatgtaaaaagtaagagaatattaaaaaaaaaaaaaagtgatgaatAGTGTAGAGCCAAAAACAggcaaaatcgtttatcaaacgatACCCTAATGTCTATGGAGGAGGCCCAAATTAACGACTCTCCTTGCAATTAATTTTGGCGGCATACTTTCAGCCGCAAGCTGCCTCACCTACAAAGAGGCTGTTTTTTTCACTATCCTAGCCATCATCAAAGCCTCCCTCTTCTCTTAATGGACATATACCAGAAACTGATGCTCTTTCCGATTTAGATGGCCGgacaactttaaaatttttaagaatgaGCAAACTTAATTCAGAGCACAATCTAGTAGAAAAACGAGCCGCTTTTCACCGTGTGTTTGAAAGTATTTTTGCAAACGTTCCCCCATGTTATTTGTTAGACACCTTTCTTGAACCTCATATCTAGTGGCTTCAGTTTAGTTGATGTCTATGGCATTTAAGATTTATTGTTAAGGTCCGTTTaagtttgcgatttcaaaaagtgcaatttaaaaataacaatttcaaaatgggcttgtgatttttaaaaatataattaagtatttaaTAAAATCGTAATTTGAAcattaaaattgcaattttcaaaaaaaaaaaaaaaaaacagcttttTTCCTgctatttgaaaacacaaatttttaaaagtagaATCTCAAaccattaattttttacaatttaatttaaaattgtattttttatctataaaattcCAGAGCCAGACATACCATAAGTGGTGGTTGCACGCATCACCTTAAACAGATCGACTCAATTTTGGACTGCTTCAAAAACTACAGTTCTTGGAGGCCATTTTCTTGGCCCTCATACGAAGAGGTCATTGGACCGGGCCAATTTTCAAGCCCATTTCCGGCCAATTTATTTGATGTTGGGGCTCTCCCCTGTTCTCTTTGAATTATAAGGACAACTgtaattgcttcatttttttttttttttaataaaaacaacaatgTTCTTTCTAcaatatttatagagagacaagaCAACAGGAAGGAAGTGGTGaataaataaaccctaaaaaaaaataataataaaataaaaagagagaatataaaatattttgaaactCAAAAATTAACCTTCACACTGTGACATCAAAAAGTTTTGCCTGCTTCATGCACCCCCCGGCCATCATCATCAActttttcaatcttttcttaCCCACGTTGAGAAAGTAATGGAAAACGCACCAATCCAGTAATGCATCTGGCAATCCATGCATTATAAACCACTGCACAGAATGCATCCAGTATGGTACACAGATATGCTCATATCCAATCCATCGTATGCTTGCTTTGCTATACATCTCCGGTGATGGCACCAACATCGGAGACGCCTTCAAACCCTTTACCATCTTTGTTGCCACAAACAGTGGAATCTGCATGCATGCCAATTGCCAAAAGATGTTCAAGAATATGGAACcatgcattaattaattaaaccaaataatattatttaaaaaaaaaagaattataaccTGACACTGAATGTCTATTCCTTGTTGCCTGTATTCCAAACCAACGCATCTTGAGAACATTGCAAGGTACCTGTGACAAGGCAAAAAGAACTAATTAACTAAAGATCAATAATACAAATTAGtttctaattaaccaaaaattaaGGAGCAAAAAAGCAGCAAAACTTACGCTTTGGTTGCAGCATAAACGGCGCCTAAAGGGTAAGAGAACAAGGAGGTAGCGGAGCCAATGTTGATTATTgctcctttcttcttctccagcATGCCAGGAAGCACAGCCCTGGTGACCCAAGTGGCAGCATCTAAGTTCACCTTCACAAGGCTCTCCATCACCTCTAACTCAACCTCATGAAAATACATTACATAAGGGTAAGCCATCCCTGCGTTATTTACCAAAATCCCAACATCTAACCCTCTTATTCCTCCCTCGATCATCTTACAAATCTCCTCTCCGCTGGATTTGGCGAAGTCTATGACAATACTCTTTGTTTCTACTTTTCCGccatattagaaatgggttttttaggttgggttttgtgggttttccGGCGGGTCAGGTGGGTTCTCATGGGTTTGACCATGGGTCTCACCAAACCCACGGCGTGCGTCGAGCAGCttggattttttctttgttttttttttttttttgttcttttcattttgatctggtgtttttgttcttaattttattttttgtatttttcttgaatGGATGAGGTGTCACAAGGTGATGGGATGCTGCAAAACACTACTTTTAAGGTCTAGCCGCATAGTAGGGGCTCCCTTAGAGTGTATGTATACATTTTCTGGTAAGATTAAAAATAGATGATTTGCACAAATTTATACATGATTTGTCATTGTAACCATGTGGGTtggttacattttttttattaaaaaactatCCATCATAATTCTAAAATCGTATGTACAAGCTTTGTTCGTACGAGTACGACTTAGGGCAAGGAAACTCCAAAATTGTGTTACCATTTCCTCGGAAATGTCATCATGCTACTATTCTAAACTGCCCCCTCTCTTAATCAGGTTAACGGTTACcaagtcaaaattaaaaaacaaaaacaaaaatcaggccAACAACTTTTGAGAACAAATCTTAAGGGCAACAGTAGACCATTTTGatgtttgaaaatgtaatttggGACCAATGCTGGAgtagattaaatttaatatgattagCGTTCCCATTAATTACTTAATAGCTCGTAATTAAAGCTTTGGCTGCTATCTTAAAGCCGTGAGGGCTACAAGCGGTTGAGGAAAGAGGCCAGGCTGCCAACTTCGAGGGAAAAAGGATCATTTTCAGTCTATTTTGGACTGGAGGGTATCTAGTTAATGAccataatttctttaaatttctttaaagaaattttagaaCCACAAATATACCATGTgtctttctaataaaaaaataatattatattacttaaaattttaaaattaattaaaaataataataaaaaaaaaaaaatcatccccaCTCTTgccataggggtggccggaccaccccatttttgccctaagtggtggccagccaccccatttttacCCACAGgggtggcccttgggggtggcttNNNNNNNNNNNNNNNNNNNNNNNNNNNNNNNNNNNNNNNNNNNNNNNNNNNNNNNNNNNNNNNNNNNNNNNNNNNNNNNNNNNNNNNNNNNNNNNNNNNNAATGAGAAAGAGATGCAATTCTTTGCTTCATACTCCATACATTTCTAAATCGAAGCAATTAGACATGATTGTTAATTTTTGGATGGTTTGATTAGGATGGTAGGATGCTTCCAAGGTAGATCTAATGGTTAGATTTACTTGACCGTTATAAATTAAGTTTGGCCTAATGATTAAGATTAAGTAATACTTATAAGTCTcaaggggtagcttaatcggctggagactacgccttatgaagcggaggtcactagttcaaatccacCTTCCCCGGCCCCTCTCcttgtggacatgtcaaaaaaaaaaagtaatcattactaaaatttatgatttaacgattataattaaataactgttaattataaatttaatataacaTTAATCAAGATCAAGTGTTTGTTAATATCGAATTGTcagattttaatattgttgaatTAGCTGttattttctgttaattttgaaattacacATGTAACTATATAGAGTCCCTCGCAGCTCgatgtgttttaaatttttcttcttctatatcTCTTAAAATCATTATGTAGTTTTAAAATTGGTGTTTATCTCCTTAATTGCTAGAATAGAAACCTTTAGCATTCTTGTTTGGTTTTGTGCAAAACGTAATAAAATTACAGAGGTTTTTCTAAGGCAATATTAATGTATTTCGGAGAAGTATTTGCAATAACCCAATGTACACCACCGGGTTAGAATTGGTGgggccaaacaaatttttttattttaataaaaaaaaaaatagcaaatctATAACAAACATAATAATTAGGATCACgtttattgattatttatttatttttttagatttatgtaCTAACACATATGAGGAAATTGATCAAGGttttcacgtttttatttttttacacctaggtttcaatttgtatcataaatggTACCTGACTTATAGGTAGATACTAATTTAGTACTTTCATCATGATTCTGTTAGCCAAACTAACAGACTACAATGAAGGAGTTTCGACCAATATCCCTGCGGCCAATCTGGAGTAGTttgaccaccccatggcctcgAGCCACCCCCCAAAACTTATGCTATTAGGATAAAGTACTCTTGCAACATCATTGCCAATTGAAGCTATAGACCGTTGAGAGAGTGAAAACCATTCTTTTATTTACTTCATGCATGAGGTGGTTTCATAGATAAATTGATACATTTTGCATGCtttattaattgatttaattatgaGCTTCAGAATGTTTTCACTTCTTCATCGTCATCTTCTTCAATCTTCTCTTACGGATGATGTTGAGAAAGAACTCGAAAATGCACCAATTCAGTAATGGCTCCGGCAATCCATGCATTATAAACCGCTGCACAGAACGGATCCAAAATGGTATACAATGAAGTAGTTGCAGGATCAAATCTTGCAACTCcataattgacaatatttgaGGCTGTATCTTATAAATTGCATGTTGAGGCTTCTTAATTTATCAAGTGGGGGAGTGAATGATCACTTCCTTCATAATTAATGATACCATGTGAATAGGTTTAATTTCCAACCTACCAAACGTACGTGCAATTATGGATGGGGGGAGCATATAGATGTGTGCAGGTGGATCGCAATTCCGTACGGACAATTATATTGATTGACTTAGCCTCataaagatagagatggagaaacagTTTGAGAGAGGAGAGGCAAGctttgagagaaagagatgcAGTTCTTCGGTTCATACTTACCTAGATATTAGTTTGAAACCTTATTAGATTGAACATAGCCCCTCAAACGTGAACTCAAACttctttttaataagtgagactCAACACAtacaatatttaattgaagCAGGAGGTGATTGATGAAGTTAGATTTAAACTCGTGACCTCTGACTTTGATATCATGCAtcttaaatcattacttatgcTGAAAGcttatacttaaaaaaagagATCAATTTAATCATAGTCTAACATGTACAAGAGAATGCAACAAAGTCTTTCTCTTAATCAAAATGCCAAGTACTTCCAAACTGTTAGGTTTTATGGTAGCTAATTTGGTGTTCAAAAAACTGTGGtgcaaggttttttttttcttgtttttttggtaaaatgcCTTTGAACTTTACATAGTttagcaccttttttttttcctacctcGATTTCATTTCATATCATAGATGGTACTCTGCTTAATTGTGCATGGCTAAAAACGAAATGATGTATCGATGAAACTAGTGGAAATTCATGTCAAACCTATCAGAAGCTGccacaaattttattttattttatttatttatttttttttaaaaaaaaaaacattttgaggcTAGCACTTTGGGCAAAATGGTGTCagagataaaaattaattaatacattttacATTTTGCTTTATTAATAGTAATGggccattatatatatatattcctcaaaaaaagaaacacgCACTTGTGATCAAACAATTGAAGAACAACGTACGAAGATCACGTAGATGACATGAGacataaaaatgtttttcactGCTTCAccctcttcatcttcttcaataaTATTCTTTTTCGCACGCTGAGAAAGTACTCGAAAATGCACCAATTCAGTAATGCCTCTGGCAATCCATGCATTACAAACCACTGCACAGAATGGATCCAGTATGGTATGCAGATATGCTCATAACCGATCCATCGTAAGCTTGCTTTGCTATACATCTCCGGTGATGGAACCAAGATACGAGATGCCTTCAAACCTCTTATCATCTTTGTTGCCACATATAGTGGaatctgcatatatatatatatgccacatGATGATCGAtcagaacatatatatatatatgacaccAGCACCATGTATTAATTAAACtactatatttatatatattaattagagAGAAACTTTGTTGTTGACTTGTCTTCCCttgaaaatgaattaaaattccctaaaaagataaaagcaaaaaaagaagaaagaattacCTGGCACTGAATATCTATTCCTTGTTGCCTGTATTCCAAACCGATGCATCTTGAGAACATTGCAAGATACCTGTGACAAGGTAAAGAACTaaacatcaataaatatcttatcatatatatgaaGGGAACCTCAAACTAAGGCCCCTCACAAAGAATTCGGGCCGTATTGAATATGTTGCCAAACAATTCGTTTGGCAGCATACACTTTGTAGATGGTGTTTTTTTGCTTAATTGTTTCgtattttaagttgtttgttaatgctttttatttttttactataaagtTCTTAATTAAAAGGTTTAGCCAAACGATGCCTTTCCcaattgttttaatttgattGAGCTACCCGACAACCACTCAACCCCACATGAATTGCAAGACCTCATTTGTAACCGACTTTCAACTCTTATAAATTAAAGAGGTTGTTCGGTCCTTTTAAGGCAAGAGAGAAACGTACGTACGTGCAGGAGAAATCAAAGAGGCTGCCGTTGTGCGTGAGCCGTGAGAAAGAGAGTTCAATCGACAAGCTTTCGATTTTACCGTGAGCCGCACCAAAATTaagtattaaaatttttagttttgagtgatttttttcctctgtttgTACTTCGTCCTCTAAAAGTAAATTTCCTAATAAGTAGATTTGACCTTtttgtgatagtgagatttgatAACTCATAGTGTCGGTGGTAATTACAAGGATTAGTTAATTCTATCtagttataaaaaatttatagtaaaaattgaaaaaaaaaaaaaaaaactagcatgATGGAAATTGTGTATATGATACATAGATATAGTGTCTGCAAATTAAAAGGAAGAAATTAAATCAAAGAATGTAGCaggaaattaattaaacttaCGCTTTAGTCGCACCATAAACAACGCCTAAAGGATAAGAGGACAAGGAGGAAGCGGAGCCAATGTTGATGATtgctcctttcttcttcttcagcatACCAGGAAGCACAGCCCTGGTGACCCAAGTGGCAGCATCTATGTTCACCTTCACAAGGCTCTCCATCAGCTCTAACTCAACCTCATGGAAAAACATCACATAAGGGTAAGCCATCCCAGCGTTGTTTACCAAAATCCCAACATCTAACCCTCTTATTCCTCCCTCGATCATCTTACATATTTCCTCTCCGCTGGATTTGGCGAAGTCTATAACAATACTCTTTGTTTCTACTTTTCCGCCATATTTTTCGTTTATCTCCTTTGATGTAGCTTCAAGTTTTGAAGGGCTGCGACCAACTAAGAGTAGGTTAAAACCCTTTGATCCCAATTCAAATGCAAGGGCTTTCCCAATTCCATCGGTGGAGCCGGTTATCATCGCCCATGAGCCATACTCCTTGAGATTCTTTGAAGGCCGAAAGAACATAACCCACACCCATTTCAGAAAATTGATCGAGGCTTTACAAAGAGAGAGTAAGCCTAAAGAAGTTGCTGCTATCAGGATCAAATCTTGCAACTCCATAGTTGACAATTGAATTGAGAGGCTAGCTCTAGCTGTTTCTAAAGGCTTCTTAATTTATAGAGTGGGCGGGGATCGAGTGAATGAGTTATGATTCCTTGATAATTAATGATGCATTTTGACTATTTTGTACACTATTCCACGTCATGAAAATATACAGGTTAATTTCTAACCAACCNNNNNNNNNNNNNNNNNNNNNNNNNNNNNNNNNNNNNNNNNNNNNNNNNNNNNNNNNNNNNNNNNNNNNNNNNNNNNNNNNNNNNNNNNNNNNNNNNNNNATGTATAACGTCCATCATtcaatctcaaaactcactGTTTTGCCATGTCAACTTTTTTTCCAtctcactttaaaatattagtttttttattaatttaattaaaaaatcaaatcttaaaaaaaaattaaaaataaataaataattaataaaaaataaaaattgaaggggcgGCCAGCGATGGGgctgccacccctggccacccccaaacccaccATGCAGTCACCCCTAGGGGGTTAGGGGTGACTTGCAGGCCACACCATTGGAAGCTTAGGGGTGGCCAAAAGCCAACCCaacacccatggggtggctttgcAGCCGCCGCATTAGGGT
This window encodes:
- the LOC132179002 gene encoding very-long-chain 3-oxoacyl-CoA reductase 1-like, which produces MELQDLILIAATSLGLLSLCKASINFLKWVWVMFFRPSKNLKEYGSWAMITGSTDGIGKALAFELGSKGFNLLLVGRSPSKLEATSKEINEKYGGKVETKSIVIDFAKSSGEEICKMIEGGIRGLDVGILVNNAGMAYPYVMFFHEVELELMESLVKVNIDAATWVTRAVLPGMLKKKKGAIINIGSASSLSSYPLGVVYGATKAYLAMFSRCIGLEYRQQGIDIQCQIPLYVATKMIRGLKASRILVPSPEMYSKASLRWIGYEHICIPYWIHSVQWFVMHGLPEALLDWCIFEYFLSVRKRILLKKMKRVKQ
- the LOC132178466 gene encoding very-long-chain 3-oxoacyl-CoA reductase 1-like, with the translated sequence MELQDLILQLLHCIPFWIRSVQRFIMHGLPEPLLNWCIFEFFLNIILETKSIVIDFAKSSGEEICKMIEGGIRGLDVGILVNNAGMAYPYVMYFHEVELEVMESLVKVNLDAATWVTRAVLPGMLEKKKGAIINIGSATSLFSYPLGAVYAATKAYLAMFSRCVGLEYRQQGIDIQCQIPLFVATKMVKGLKASPMLVPSPEMYSKASIRWIGYEHICVPYWMHSVQWFIMHGLPDALLDWCVFHYFLNVGKKRLKKLMMMAGGCMKQAKLFDVTV
- the LOC132179157 gene encoding very-long-chain 3-oxoacyl-CoA reductase 1-like, whose amino-acid sequence is MELQDLILIAATSLGLLSLCKASINFLKWVWVMFFRPSKNLKEYGSWAMITGSTDGIGKALAFELGSKGFNLLLVGRSPSKLEATSKEINEKYGGKVETKSIVIDFAKSSGEEICKMIEGGIRGLDVGILVNNAGMAYPYVMFFHEVELELMESLVKVNIDAATWVTRAVLPGMLKKKKGAIINIGSASSLSSYPLGVVYGATKAYLAMFSRCIGLEYRQQGIDIQCQIPLYVATKMIRGLKASRILVPSPEMYSKASLRWIGYEHICIPYWIHSVQWFVMHGLPEALLNWCIFEYFLSVRKRILLKKMKRVKQ